In Osmerus mordax isolate fOsmMor3 chromosome 24, fOsmMor3.pri, whole genome shotgun sequence, the following are encoded in one genomic region:
- the mtmr12 gene encoding myotubularin-related protein 12 isoform X1: MLSLGSGVVKSAKPSFVSYVTPEEIKSEKEPSRKENLPVLLPGEVVFCSASTVLRYTQDDLSQRGVFGTLVCTNFRVSFVSDEPSVEKAQLFKNKLYGENDIPLSCVDSIYGEKKRKSRVVTAPVSSPAGYEDKKKLMTGSLVKNKYPSKMIIHCKDLRVFHFTLTFCKEDDSKRIFQGIIHHCLEPKSLKCVFAFSYCEKTSCPEKQRKERTLLFDSVEDWAQDMRRVKGSCRLVTENASFELSPELPQVFIVPSDVADEDLTAFQGRGLPMWCWSHHSGCALFKTSSLPVLPEDTLSQAYMERMLTAVAANYLYSVKTEDLSDTLPSLQDVQQSYNKFKHFFLIDNTTEFWVSDVKWFSSLENCGWLDIIRQCLQKAVEVVECLEKENSNVLIMEEGGSDLCCVVSSLVQLMLDPFYRTLTGFQSLVQKEWVAGGHKFLDRCNLLQLKDKENQAPVFLLFLECVWQLLHQYSQAFQFSETYLTVLSDSTHVPLFSTFLFNSHHHRATFLRCWQAELPQAQRGPLNCPPLWDWSVQFDCKAQDLFINPLYTDKSRQDRAARKTHRPKHQRQLSLPGCAFKTPPKKGFFRDETDSLKKILRVRRVSRWMLSPDSPQPPSSLREFYACWLRRPLDPHGLLLPCLTGPSVRVWMQRYLRWIHEVQIFGGGPVTVLSKVADLLSEVQDLQRELQHRSCSTASDHRNNSTASDHRNNSTASDHRNNSIASDHRNNSTDHGGARGRVLGEAGSMAAKNAVRLSSSYPFVTHRNWSFKPAIPSSLLQGLLVPGPLAEQDDEPETLV; encoded by the exons ATGTTGAGTTTGGGTAGCGGGGTTGTGAAGTCTGCCAAACCGTCGTTCGTTTCTTATGTCACTCCCGAG GAGATCAAGTCAGAGAAGGAACCGTCCAGAAAAGAGAATCTTCCCGTGTTGTTACCAG GTGAGGTGGTGTTCTGCAGTGCCAGCACGGTGCTCAGGTACACGCAGGATGACCTCTCTCAGCGGGGCGTGTTCGGCACGCTCGTGTGCACCAACTTCCGCGTGTCGTTTGTCAGTGACGAGCCGTCGGTGGAGAAG GCCCAGCTCTTCAAGAACAAGCTGTATGGAGAAAATGATATTCCTCTATCATGTGTGGACAGCATCTACGGAG aaaagaaaagaaagagcagGGTTGTCACGGCGCCCGTGTCCTCCCCGGCAGGTTACGAGGACAAGAAGAAGCTGATGACCGGCAGCCTGGTGAAGAACAAGTACCCCTCCAAGATGATCATCCACTGCAAAGACCTGCGAGTCTTTCACTTCACACTCACCTTCTGTAAAGAGGATGACTCCAAACGG ATCTTCCAAGGCATCATCCATCACTGTCTGGAGCCCAAGTCACTCAAGTGTGTCTTTGCCTTTTCCTACTGTGAGAAGACTTCGTGTCCAG agaagcagaggaaggagaggacgcTGCTGTTCGACAGCGTGGAGGACTGGGCGCAGGACATGAGGAGAGTGAAGGGAAGCTGCAGGCTGGTCACGGAGAACGCCAGCTTTGAGCTCAGTCCAGA GTTACCTCAGGTGTTCATCGTCCCATCAGATGTTGCTGACGAGGACCTGACTGCATTCCAGGGACGAGGACTACCA ATGTGGTGCTGGTCTCACCACAGTGGATGTGCTCTGTTTAAAACGTCCTCCCTGCCTGTGCTGCCCGAGGACACCCTCTCCCAGGCCTACATGGAAAG gatgttgACAGCCGTGGCAGCTAACTACCTGTACTCTGTGAAGACTGAAGACCTGTCTGACACGCTGCCCTCCCTGCAGGACGTCCAGCAGTCATACAACAAGTTCAAGCACTTCTTCCTCATCG ACAATACAACAGAGTTTTGGGTGTCGGATGTGAAATGGTTCTCCTCTCTGGAGAACTGTGGCTGGTTGGATATCATCAG GCAATGTCTCCAGAAAGCTGTTGAAGTGGTTGAGTGCCTGGAAAAGGAAAATTCAAATGTTCTTATAATGG aggagggggggtcagacctGTGCTGCGTGGTGTCCAGCCTGGTGCAGCTGATGCTGGATCCCTTCTACAGGACTCTGACAGGCTTCCAGAGCCTGGTGCAGAAGGAGTGGGTGGCGGGCGGACACAAGTTCCTGGATCGCTGCAACCTGCTCCAGCTCAAAGacaaggag aaccAGGCTCCAGTGTTCCTGCTcttcctggagtgtgtgtggcagctgcTGCACCAGTACAGCCAGGCGTTCCAGTTCTCTGAGACCTACCTGACCGTGCTGTCAGACAGCACGCACGTGCCGCTGTTCAGCACCTTCCTGTTTAACTCCCACCATCACAGGGCCACCTTCCTCAGG TGTTGGCAGGCGGAGTTGCCTCAAGCACAAAGAGGCCCTTTGAACTGTCCTCCATTGTGGGACTGGTCGGTGCAGTTTGACTGCAAGGCCCAAGATCTCTTCATTAACCCTCTGTACACCGACAAGTCCAGACAGGACCGAGCTGccagaaagacacacaggccTAAG CACCAGAGGCAGCTGTCCTTGCCCGGCTGTGCCTTCAAAACCCCTCCCAAGAAGGGCTTCTTCAGGGACGAGACGGACAGCCTGAAGAAGATCCTGCGCGTGCGGCGCGTCAGCCGCTGGATGCTGTCCCCtgactccccccagcctccctcctccctcagggaGTTCTACGCCTGCTGGCTGCGGAGGCCCCTGGACCCCCACGGCCTGCTGCTGCCCTGCCTGACGGGGCCCTCTGTGCGGGTCTGGATGCAGCGCTACCTCCGCTGGATCCACGAGGTCCAGATCTTCGGGGGCGGCCCGGTCACCGTGCTGAGTAAGGTCGCTGATCTGCTTAGCGAGGTGCAGGACCTGCAGAGGGAACTCCAGCACCGCTCCTGCAGTACAGCCTCCGACCACCGCAACAACAGCACCGCCTCCGACCACCGCAACAACAGCACCGCCTCCGACCACCGCAACAACAGCATCGCCTCCGACCACCGCAACAACAGCACCGACCACGGTGGGGCGAGGGGCAGGGTGTTGGGCGAGGCTGGGTCGATGGCCGCCAAGAACGCGGTGCGGCTGTCATCGTCCTACCCCTTCGTGACGCACAGGAACTGGTCCTTCAAGCCAGCCATCCCCAGCAGCCTGCTGCAGGGGCTGCTGGTGCCTGGGCCACTGGCCGAGCAGGACGACGAGCCCGAGACTCTGGTCTGA
- the mtmr12 gene encoding myotubularin-related protein 12 isoform X2, which translates to MLSLGSGVVKSAKPSFVSYVTPEEIKSEKEPSRKENLPVLLPGEVVFCSASTVLRYTQDDLSQRGVFGTLVCTNFRVSFVSDEPSVEKAQLFKNKLYGENDIPLSCVDSIYGGYEDKKKLMTGSLVKNKYPSKMIIHCKDLRVFHFTLTFCKEDDSKRIFQGIIHHCLEPKSLKCVFAFSYCEKTSCPEKQRKERTLLFDSVEDWAQDMRRVKGSCRLVTENASFELSPELPQVFIVPSDVADEDLTAFQGRGLPMWCWSHHSGCALFKTSSLPVLPEDTLSQAYMERMLTAVAANYLYSVKTEDLSDTLPSLQDVQQSYNKFKHFFLIDNTTEFWVSDVKWFSSLENCGWLDIIRQCLQKAVEVVECLEKENSNVLIMEEGGSDLCCVVSSLVQLMLDPFYRTLTGFQSLVQKEWVAGGHKFLDRCNLLQLKDKENQAPVFLLFLECVWQLLHQYSQAFQFSETYLTVLSDSTHVPLFSTFLFNSHHHRATFLRCWQAELPQAQRGPLNCPPLWDWSVQFDCKAQDLFINPLYTDKSRQDRAARKTHRPKHQRQLSLPGCAFKTPPKKGFFRDETDSLKKILRVRRVSRWMLSPDSPQPPSSLREFYACWLRRPLDPHGLLLPCLTGPSVRVWMQRYLRWIHEVQIFGGGPVTVLSKVADLLSEVQDLQRELQHRSCSTASDHRNNSTASDHRNNSTASDHRNNSIASDHRNNSTDHGGARGRVLGEAGSMAAKNAVRLSSSYPFVTHRNWSFKPAIPSSLLQGLLVPGPLAEQDDEPETLV; encoded by the exons ATGTTGAGTTTGGGTAGCGGGGTTGTGAAGTCTGCCAAACCGTCGTTCGTTTCTTATGTCACTCCCGAG GAGATCAAGTCAGAGAAGGAACCGTCCAGAAAAGAGAATCTTCCCGTGTTGTTACCAG GTGAGGTGGTGTTCTGCAGTGCCAGCACGGTGCTCAGGTACACGCAGGATGACCTCTCTCAGCGGGGCGTGTTCGGCACGCTCGTGTGCACCAACTTCCGCGTGTCGTTTGTCAGTGACGAGCCGTCGGTGGAGAAG GCCCAGCTCTTCAAGAACAAGCTGTATGGAGAAAATGATATTCCTCTATCATGTGTGGACAGCATCTACGGAG GTTACGAGGACAAGAAGAAGCTGATGACCGGCAGCCTGGTGAAGAACAAGTACCCCTCCAAGATGATCATCCACTGCAAAGACCTGCGAGTCTTTCACTTCACACTCACCTTCTGTAAAGAGGATGACTCCAAACGG ATCTTCCAAGGCATCATCCATCACTGTCTGGAGCCCAAGTCACTCAAGTGTGTCTTTGCCTTTTCCTACTGTGAGAAGACTTCGTGTCCAG agaagcagaggaaggagaggacgcTGCTGTTCGACAGCGTGGAGGACTGGGCGCAGGACATGAGGAGAGTGAAGGGAAGCTGCAGGCTGGTCACGGAGAACGCCAGCTTTGAGCTCAGTCCAGA GTTACCTCAGGTGTTCATCGTCCCATCAGATGTTGCTGACGAGGACCTGACTGCATTCCAGGGACGAGGACTACCA ATGTGGTGCTGGTCTCACCACAGTGGATGTGCTCTGTTTAAAACGTCCTCCCTGCCTGTGCTGCCCGAGGACACCCTCTCCCAGGCCTACATGGAAAG gatgttgACAGCCGTGGCAGCTAACTACCTGTACTCTGTGAAGACTGAAGACCTGTCTGACACGCTGCCCTCCCTGCAGGACGTCCAGCAGTCATACAACAAGTTCAAGCACTTCTTCCTCATCG ACAATACAACAGAGTTTTGGGTGTCGGATGTGAAATGGTTCTCCTCTCTGGAGAACTGTGGCTGGTTGGATATCATCAG GCAATGTCTCCAGAAAGCTGTTGAAGTGGTTGAGTGCCTGGAAAAGGAAAATTCAAATGTTCTTATAATGG aggagggggggtcagacctGTGCTGCGTGGTGTCCAGCCTGGTGCAGCTGATGCTGGATCCCTTCTACAGGACTCTGACAGGCTTCCAGAGCCTGGTGCAGAAGGAGTGGGTGGCGGGCGGACACAAGTTCCTGGATCGCTGCAACCTGCTCCAGCTCAAAGacaaggag aaccAGGCTCCAGTGTTCCTGCTcttcctggagtgtgtgtggcagctgcTGCACCAGTACAGCCAGGCGTTCCAGTTCTCTGAGACCTACCTGACCGTGCTGTCAGACAGCACGCACGTGCCGCTGTTCAGCACCTTCCTGTTTAACTCCCACCATCACAGGGCCACCTTCCTCAGG TGTTGGCAGGCGGAGTTGCCTCAAGCACAAAGAGGCCCTTTGAACTGTCCTCCATTGTGGGACTGGTCGGTGCAGTTTGACTGCAAGGCCCAAGATCTCTTCATTAACCCTCTGTACACCGACAAGTCCAGACAGGACCGAGCTGccagaaagacacacaggccTAAG CACCAGAGGCAGCTGTCCTTGCCCGGCTGTGCCTTCAAAACCCCTCCCAAGAAGGGCTTCTTCAGGGACGAGACGGACAGCCTGAAGAAGATCCTGCGCGTGCGGCGCGTCAGCCGCTGGATGCTGTCCCCtgactccccccagcctccctcctccctcagggaGTTCTACGCCTGCTGGCTGCGGAGGCCCCTGGACCCCCACGGCCTGCTGCTGCCCTGCCTGACGGGGCCCTCTGTGCGGGTCTGGATGCAGCGCTACCTCCGCTGGATCCACGAGGTCCAGATCTTCGGGGGCGGCCCGGTCACCGTGCTGAGTAAGGTCGCTGATCTGCTTAGCGAGGTGCAGGACCTGCAGAGGGAACTCCAGCACCGCTCCTGCAGTACAGCCTCCGACCACCGCAACAACAGCACCGCCTCCGACCACCGCAACAACAGCACCGCCTCCGACCACCGCAACAACAGCATCGCCTCCGACCACCGCAACAACAGCACCGACCACGGTGGGGCGAGGGGCAGGGTGTTGGGCGAGGCTGGGTCGATGGCCGCCAAGAACGCGGTGCGGCTGTCATCGTCCTACCCCTTCGTGACGCACAGGAACTGGTCCTTCAAGCCAGCCATCCCCAGCAGCCTGCTGCAGGGGCTGCTGGTGCCTGGGCCACTGGCCGAGCAGGACGACGAGCCCGAGACTCTGGTCTGA
- the golph3a gene encoding Golgi phosphoprotein 3: protein MTSLTQRSSGLVQRRTEASRSAATDKDRGSGDEDFEPRRGDEQDDEEKGDSKETRLTLMEEVLLLGLKDREGYTSFWNDCISSGLRGCMLIELALRGRLQLEACGMRRKSLLARKVICKSDAPTGDVLLDEALKHIKETQPPETVQSWIELLSGETWNPLKLHYQLRNVRERLAKNLVEKGVLTTEKQNFLLFDMTTHPLTNNNIKQRLIKKVQESVLERWVNDPQRMDKRLLSLIFLAHSSDVLENAFAPLLDEQYDLAMKRVRQLLDLEPEGEGAKPNANELLWAVVAAFTK, encoded by the exons ATGACTTCCTTGACACAGCGGAGCTCCGGCCTAGTGCAGAGGCGGACCGAGGCCTCTCGTAGCGCTGCCACCGACAAGGACAGAGGATCCGGGGATGAGGATTTTGAGCCACGGCGCGGTGACGAACAGGACGACGAAGAGAAGGGAGACTCAAAAGAAACTCGACTCACTCTCATGGAAGAAGTACTGCTCCTGGGACTGAAAGACCGCGAG GGCTACACCTCCTTCTGGAACGACTGCATCTCATCGGGGCTGCGTGGCTGCATGCTCATAGAGCTGGCCCTGCGGGGACGCCTGCAGCTGGAAGCATGCGGCATGCGACGGAAGAGCCTGCTTGCCAGGAAG GTGATCTGCAAGTCGGATGCCCCGACGGGGGATGTGCTGCTGGACGAAGCCCTGAAACACATCAAGGAGACCCAACCTCCTGAGACCGTGCAGAGCTGGATAGAGCTGCTCAGCG GTGAGACGTGGAACCCTCTGAAGCTGCACTACCAGCTGAGGAACGTCCGGGAGCGTCTGGCCAAGAACCTCGTGGAGAAGGGTGTTCTCACCACGGAGAAGCAGAACTTCCTGCTGTTTGACATGACCACCCACCCGCtcaccaacaacaacatcaagcaGCGGCTCATCAAGAAGGTCCAGGAGTCCGTGCTGGAGAGATGGGTGAACGACCCTCAGCGCATGGACAagcgcctcctctccctcatcttccTGGCTCACTCGTCGGACGTGCTGGAGAACGCCTTCGCCCCCCTGCTGGACGAGCAGTACGACCTGGCCATGAAGAGGGTGAGGCAGCTTCTGGACCTGGAgccggagggggagggcgcCAAGCCCAACGCCAACGAGCTGCTCTGGGCCGTGGTGGCCGCCTTCACCAAATGA